A window of Pedobacter lusitanus contains these coding sequences:
- a CDS encoding putative quinol monooxygenase, giving the protein MSLYLTAIIKSTPGNAEQLKALLKTLVIGSKSEAACIQYDLHQAQEDPNVLIFHEEWASRQEWDLHNATPHIKKFAADAAIILDGKPIIYITERVD; this is encoded by the coding sequence ATGAGTCTTTATCTAACAGCTATAATTAAAAGTACACCAGGAAACGCTGAACAATTAAAAGCGCTTTTAAAAACGCTGGTAATCGGTTCAAAAAGTGAAGCAGCATGTATACAATACGATCTGCATCAGGCTCAGGAAGATCCGAACGTGCTTATTTTCCATGAAGAATGGGCAAGTCGGCAAGAATGGGATTTACATAACGCAACACCTCATATTAAAAAATTTGCCGCAGATGCTGCAATAATACTGGATGGCAAACCCATCATCTATATCACTGAGAGAGTAGATTAA
- a CDS encoding NAD(P)H-dependent oxidoreductase — protein METKKIFVINGGQIFGHSGGRFNNTIFNATINFFKNQPGFEIRSTDINDVYDPATEVENYVWADVIIYHTPIWWFQVPNGLKKYIDEVFTEGHQKGIYRSDGRSSANPNINYGTGGSLHGKKYMVTSSWNAPATAFTLPGEFFNERSADDGVLFGFHRMNAFTGMTPLEGIHFHDVEKNADIVNDMNSYQEHLTKTFINQKQENESLSNSYN, from the coding sequence ATGGAAACTAAAAAAATATTTGTGATTAACGGAGGCCAGATCTTTGGACACTCTGGAGGTCGTTTTAACAATACAATTTTCAATGCTACAATAAACTTCTTTAAAAATCAACCCGGATTTGAGATCAGATCTACTGATATCAATGACGTTTATGATCCTGCAACAGAAGTAGAAAACTATGTATGGGCCGATGTCATTATTTATCATACACCAATCTGGTGGTTTCAGGTACCAAACGGGCTGAAAAAATATATTGACGAGGTATTTACTGAAGGTCATCAGAAAGGGATATACAGAAGTGATGGTCGTTCTTCAGCTAATCCGAATATTAATTATGGTACAGGCGGCTCCTTACACGGAAAAAAATATATGGTTACTTCTTCATGGAATGCACCGGCCACAGCCTTCACTTTACCAGGCGAATTTTTTAATGAGCGCAGTGCAGACGATGGTGTATTATTCGGATTCCACCGGATGAATGCTTTTACCGGCATGACACCACTGGAAGGTATACATTTTCATGATGTAGAAAAGAATGCTGACATTGTCAATGATATGAATTCATATCAGGAACATTTAACCAAAACTTTTATTAATCAAAAACAAGAAAATGAGTCTTTATCTAACAGCTATAATTAA
- a CDS encoding DinB family protein, translating into MGTILTDTDQTFNNLVKTVSSFDEGQLNEIPFEGSWTAGQVVQHLILANSGFIEVMQGPVKETEREPDQLVTRIREDFLNFATKLQAPEFILPLPIDYSKTRQLGTLENIKSGLLHLIETTELDKTCLTFELPVYGFLTRMEAVYFVNYHTQRHNNQLENIYQHLLRSAS; encoded by the coding sequence ATGGGAACAATTCTGACAGACACAGACCAGACTTTCAATAATCTTGTAAAAACTGTTTCATCTTTTGATGAAGGACAATTAAATGAAATCCCTTTTGAAGGAAGCTGGACTGCCGGACAGGTAGTGCAGCATCTGATTCTGGCGAATTCCGGATTTATAGAAGTGATGCAGGGGCCGGTTAAGGAAACCGAAAGAGAACCTGATCAGCTTGTAACGAGAATCAGGGAAGACTTCTTAAACTTTGCTACTAAACTGCAGGCTCCTGAGTTTATTTTGCCGCTGCCTATCGATTATAGTAAAACCAGACAGCTGGGAACACTTGAAAATATAAAAAGTGGACTACTGCATCTGATAGAGACTACCGAACTGGATAAGACGTGTCTGACATTTGAACTGCCTGTTTATGGGTTTTTAACAAGAATGGAAGCTGTTTATTTTGTGAATTATCATACACAGCGGCATAACAATCAATTGGAAAATATCTATCAGCACTTGCTGAGGTCAGCAAGCTGA
- a CDS encoding NAD(P)H-dependent flavin oxidoreductase, producing MKNTTQLLKQLNIDYPVIQGAMLGVSTPKMAAEVSQAGGLGTLAAGGLSPEKTIQLIRETKQYTAKKFAVNLFAHDVPREIDIQDFNHMQDFLQAYCKTNQLPFELKKPEDLHFYSYQDQIDILIDEKIPVVSFTFGMLNPAAIAALKKNNSQLIGTATAVQEAIALEQSGVDMITAQGVEAGGHRGSFLNPDQLPQIGAMSLTPLITDAVKIPVLAAGGISSNKALKAAILLGAAGVQVGSLFIPADESMAAECYKNAVLNAADEDTQLTRAFSGRWARGLSNAFMKAVEKSGLKIPEYVVQNSLTSALRSYAQQNNLKDFISMWAGQSSSKAVRGKTRDIFAALVKDGWE from the coding sequence ATGAAAAATACAACACAATTGTTAAAGCAATTGAACATTGATTATCCCGTAATCCAGGGAGCTATGTTAGGCGTTTCCACGCCGAAAATGGCTGCCGAAGTATCGCAGGCAGGTGGTTTGGGTACTTTGGCTGCTGGCGGTTTATCGCCTGAAAAAACGATACAGCTGATCAGGGAAACCAAACAGTATACGGCTAAAAAATTTGCGGTCAATCTTTTTGCTCATGATGTACCCCGGGAGATAGATATTCAGGACTTTAATCATATGCAGGATTTCTTACAGGCCTACTGTAAAACCAATCAGCTTCCTTTTGAACTTAAAAAACCAGAAGATCTGCATTTCTATAGTTATCAGGATCAGATTGATATACTGATTGATGAAAAAATTCCTGTGGTCAGTTTTACATTTGGCATGCTTAACCCGGCAGCTATTGCTGCTTTAAAGAAAAACAACAGCCAGTTGATTGGTACGGCAACCGCTGTACAGGAAGCTATAGCGCTGGAACAAAGTGGAGTAGATATGATCACTGCACAGGGGGTGGAAGCCGGAGGACACAGAGGGTCTTTTTTAAATCCGGATCAGTTACCGCAGATTGGTGCAATGTCCCTGACTCCGTTGATTACAGATGCTGTTAAGATTCCTGTACTTGCAGCAGGCGGGATTTCCAGCAATAAAGCATTGAAGGCTGCCATATTACTTGGTGCTGCCGGGGTGCAGGTAGGGAGTTTATTTATACCTGCTGATGAAAGCATGGCAGCAGAATGTTATAAAAATGCTGTTTTAAACGCTGCTGATGAAGATACTCAACTGACCCGCGCCTTTTCGGGAAGATGGGCGAGAGGACTCAGCAATGCTTTCATGAAAGCTGTAGAAAAATCAGGGCTTAAAATTCCGGAATATGTAGTACAGAATAGCCTGACATCGGCCTTGCGTAGTTATGCACAGCAAAACAATCTGAAAGATTTTATCTCCATGTGGGCAGGGCAATCCTCTTCAAAAGCGGTAAGAGGAAAAACCAGAGATATTTTTGCCGCATTGGTGAAAGATGGCTGGGAATGA
- a CDS encoding VOC family protein has protein sequence MAMFKDVNAFSGFSVFDIPTAIDFYEHKLGLKTSRTMEQLVLHPGGGGTIFVYAKPNHVPATYTVLNFPVDDLKNAMDELSKRGIEFIIYDEEDFKTDEYGVFHGGGPKIAWFKDPSGNILSVLEKQ, from the coding sequence ATGGCAATGTTCAAAGATGTAAATGCCTTTAGTGGCTTCTCTGTATTCGATATACCCACTGCAATAGATTTTTATGAACATAAGCTGGGGCTGAAAACTTCCCGGACTATGGAGCAGCTGGTGCTTCATCCCGGAGGTGGAGGAACTATATTTGTTTATGCTAAACCCAACCATGTACCCGCAACTTACACTGTACTTAATTTTCCGGTTGATGATTTGAAAAATGCTATGGATGAATTAAGCAAAAGGGGTATAGAATTTATCATTTATGATGAAGAAGATTTTAAAACTGATGAGTATGGCGTTTTTCATGGGGGTGGCCCGAAAATAGCCTGGTTTAAAGATCCCTCCGGTAATATTTTATCTGTTCTTGAAAAACAGTAG
- a CDS encoding Dabb family protein, producing the protein MIAHHVLFWLKADTTEDQKKAFRNGLQSLESIEVIKSLHAGVPAPIERAVVDTTYTFSLVLFFEDLAAHDVYQVHPVHKAFLDEFRVLFEKVVIYDAI; encoded by the coding sequence ATGATAGCACATCACGTTTTATTCTGGTTAAAAGCTGATACCACTGAAGATCAAAAAAAAGCATTCAGAAACGGACTACAATCTTTAGAGAGCATTGAAGTTATAAAATCTCTTCATGCTGGAGTTCCCGCACCTATTGAGCGTGCTGTAGTTGATACAACCTACACTTTTTCTTTAGTGTTATTCTTTGAAGATCTTGCTGCGCATGATGTATATCAGGTGCACCCTGTACATAAAGCCTTTCTGGATGAATTCAGAGTATTATTTGAAAAAGTAGTAATCTACGACGCTATTTAG
- a CDS encoding GlxA family transcriptional regulator: protein MIKLGLLLTNQYRLLSVAAILDVFETVNKLYLQDGHPAAFQIDLFCSDNHLLSKPGTYFYGYQPLSIQSPSKQDLILIPSFINEDIKHAIAENYAAVGWLNQQYQEGAELASFCTGAFLLGATGLLNGKIATTHVDACTEFAIAFPEVSLQADKTVTQDGRLYTSGGATSSFHLMLHLLQIHCGNLIAIKIAKLFAIDMDRHTQSYFNTFQISRKHNDDLVAMAQQKIETAYHNTGTIEEMIKDIPASRRNIVRRFKQVTGITLIEYLQQTRIEAAKKLLEQTVEQMTEVIYKSGYNDPKAFRKVFRKTVGMTPSEYRDKFYLGTRA from the coding sequence ATGATAAAACTTGGTCTTCTTCTAACCAATCAGTATAGATTATTGAGTGTAGCCGCTATACTAGACGTTTTTGAAACTGTAAATAAACTTTATCTCCAGGACGGCCACCCTGCAGCTTTTCAGATTGATTTGTTTTGCAGTGATAATCATCTGCTCAGCAAGCCCGGAACTTATTTTTATGGGTATCAGCCGCTGTCTATACAGAGCCCTTCAAAACAGGATCTGATTTTGATTCCTTCTTTTATCAATGAAGATATCAAACATGCAATCGCTGAAAATTATGCTGCAGTTGGCTGGTTAAATCAGCAATACCAGGAAGGGGCAGAGCTGGCCAGTTTCTGTACCGGAGCTTTTTTACTGGGCGCAACAGGATTACTGAACGGTAAAATTGCCACTACCCATGTAGACGCCTGCACTGAATTTGCCATTGCATTTCCGGAAGTCAGTCTTCAGGCTGATAAAACGGTCACCCAGGACGGCAGGTTATACACCAGCGGTGGGGCAACTTCAAGTTTTCACCTGATGCTGCATCTGTTGCAGATACATTGCGGTAATTTAATTGCCATTAAGATTGCTAAACTGTTTGCTATCGATATGGACAGACATACCCAGTCTTATTTCAATACTTTTCAGATTTCAAGAAAGCATAATGATGATCTGGTAGCCATGGCACAGCAAAAGATAGAAACTGCTTATCATAATACCGGTACCATTGAAGAAATGATCAAAGATATCCCGGCAAGCAGAAGAAATATTGTGCGTCGTTTTAAACAGGTGACCGGGATTACGCTGATTGAGTACTTACAGCAGACCCGTATTGAGGCTGCAAAAAAATTACTGGAACAAACTGTGGAACAAATGACGGAAGTAATTTATAAATCAGGATATAACGATCCTAAAGCTTTCCGGAAAGTTTTCAGAAAGACTGTGGGAATGACTCCCAGTGAATACCGGGATAAATTTTATCTGGGTACCAGGGCCTGA
- a CDS encoding glycerophosphodiester phosphodiesterase produces MKNKITRVIAHRGAFKKNNFPENSIASLKEAIRLKCYGSEFDVHLTKDHIIVVNHDDDFLGMPIALSTYAELRQKTLHNGEHLPTLEDYLKEGMKQNETKLILEIKVAPNLPATLQLTDAVFEMVQRSGAGPWIEYISFSYEALLRILHHDPAAKTAFLAEIDDELPVETLKRDHILQLDYDYKIYQEGDWFNSAHQSGMTVNAWTVNEKADMLALMANDIDFITTNEPELLFSLLS; encoded by the coding sequence ATGAAGAACAAAATAACCAGAGTTATTGCACATCGTGGTGCATTTAAGAAAAATAACTTCCCGGAGAATTCAATCGCTTCATTGAAAGAAGCGATCAGGTTGAAATGTTACGGGTCCGAGTTTGACGTCCATCTTACAAAAGATCATATAATTGTAGTTAATCATGATGATGATTTTCTGGGGATGCCGATTGCACTTTCTACCTATGCCGAATTGAGGCAAAAAACGCTACATAATGGGGAACACCTTCCAACACTCGAAGACTATCTGAAAGAAGGGATGAAGCAGAATGAAACCAAACTGATTCTTGAAATCAAAGTTGCACCAAACCTTCCGGCTACTTTACAGCTTACTGATGCAGTGTTTGAAATGGTACAGCGATCAGGTGCAGGCCCATGGATAGAATATATCAGTTTTAGTTATGAAGCGCTTTTAAGAATATTGCATCATGATCCGGCGGCCAAAACAGCATTTCTGGCCGAAATTGATGATGAGCTGCCAGTAGAAACATTAAAAAGAGATCATATTCTGCAGCTTGATTATGACTACAAAATATATCAGGAGGGGGACTGGTTTAACAGCGCGCATCAATCGGGAATGACTGTCAATGCATGGACTGTCAATGAAAAAGCCGATATGTTAGCATTGATGGCTAACGATATCGACTTTATCACGACTAATGAACCGGAATTACTTTTTAGCCTGTTATCATAG
- a CDS encoding LCP family protein: protein MKHFLFSLLLLSTLSLAVSAQDTLAVNSNNTEAAKPRTVVKLIKTPAALGISPKTQKRISAIASPPINIALFAVDRRNKEDEGNSDVIMIITIDQVTKKIKMSSILRDTYVNIEGKGMDKINAAFALGGPQLAIKTINQNFDMDIQDYINVDFFGTAKMIDALGGVEINVKPEEIPFLNNYLKEVSIIENIPPVDVTSPGLQKLTGRQTVAYTRIRAVGRGDYERTERQRTVLVALFNKMKGSGPELYPVFMNQILPNMETSLSGMNLFKIGGDILNSKSKGIEQARFPLDSSSKGIRVNNIWYLSADLKATTASIHNFIYKNIAPAR, encoded by the coding sequence ATGAAACATTTTCTATTCAGCTTACTGCTGTTAAGCACCCTATCTTTAGCGGTTTCTGCCCAGGATACTTTAGCAGTTAACAGCAATAATACTGAGGCAGCAAAGCCCCGTACTGTGGTTAAATTAATTAAAACTCCGGCCGCACTGGGGATTTCCCCAAAAACTCAGAAAAGAATTTCTGCTATTGCCAGTCCGCCAATAAATATTGCTCTTTTTGCAGTAGACAGAAGAAATAAAGAGGACGAAGGAAATTCTGATGTGATTATGATTATCACTATAGACCAGGTCACTAAAAAAATCAAAATGTCTTCTATTTTGAGAGATACCTATGTTAACATTGAAGGCAAAGGGATGGACAAGATCAATGCAGCATTTGCTTTAGGAGGCCCTCAGCTGGCTATTAAGACCATCAATCAGAATTTCGATATGGATATTCAGGATTATATCAATGTTGATTTTTTTGGTACAGCCAAAATGATTGACGCTCTTGGCGGAGTAGAAATCAATGTTAAACCTGAAGAGATTCCCTTCCTGAATAATTATCTGAAAGAGGTCTCTATTATTGAGAATATCCCACCGGTTGATGTCACCAGTCCTGGTCTTCAGAAATTAACCGGCAGACAAACCGTAGCCTATACCAGAATCAGGGCTGTTGGTCGTGGTGATTATGAAAGAACTGAAAGACAAAGAACCGTATTAGTTGCCCTATTCAATAAAATGAAGGGTTCGGGTCCGGAGTTATACCCGGTTTTCATGAATCAGATTTTACCAAATATGGAAACCAGTTTATCCGGAATGAACTTATTTAAAATAGGCGGAGATATCCTAAATTCAAAAAGCAAAGGTATTGAGCAAGCCAGGTTCCCACTGGATTCTTCCAGTAAAGGGATCAGGGTAAATAACATCTGGTATTTATCTGCAGATCTGAAAGCAACTACCGCATCGATTCATAATTTTATCTATAAAAACATTGCTCCTGCACGTTAA
- a CDS encoding response regulator, with product MENVSFEKKQILIVDDEPSILKLLNFILSKQYTVHAMESGYKAHLWLEEGNFPDIIILDLHMPHFDGTSFLKSIKISGYYREIPVIILSAAEDLDQIVANLPFEVEAYFPKPFNPESLKTEIAKVLTSITTSF from the coding sequence ATGGAAAATGTCTCATTTGAAAAAAAACAAATCTTAATAGTTGACGATGAGCCAAGTATTTTAAAGTTATTAAACTTCATTTTATCAAAGCAATACACTGTTCATGCAATGGAAAGTGGTTATAAAGCTCATTTGTGGCTTGAGGAAGGAAATTTCCCTGATATTATTATTCTGGATCTGCATATGCCACATTTTGATGGCACCTCTTTCCTTAAAAGTATCAAGATAAGCGGATATTACAGAGAAATTCCTGTTATCATCTTATCAGCTGCTGAAGATCTTGATCAGATCGTAGCGAATTTACCATTTGAAGTAGAGGCTTATTTCCCAAAACCATTTAATCCGGAAAGCCTGAAAACGGAGATTGCTAAAGTACTGACCTCAATAACAACATCATTTTAA
- a CDS encoding sugar transferase has product MDYNYKGIRLVYCGTELSPESGEILGQEYNIFRLDDPSKLEAYLSSLSLFSTPDVIMIEVVDEEVVFSIIAKIKNNPLTSGLIIVLMAKKPDAKLRARAIKAKIHDLYFLPFQMEDLRDRLNFLIKFKLIKPNIEQLSVIKKHKEYDIPATKRIFDIVAAGGVLLVLSPFLLIVALLIKLDSKGPVIYKSKRVGTGYKIFDFYKFRSMKAGADLELKNLSALNQYADDGSGTNAFVKIKNDPRVTKLGNFLRSSSIDEIPQLLNVLKGDMSLVGNRPLPLYEAEMLTSNEWSMRFLGPSGLTGLWQISKRGKADMSDTERKKLDNFYARNYSVWFDMSIMLRTFPALFQKEKV; this is encoded by the coding sequence ATGGACTATAATTATAAAGGAATCAGATTGGTTTACTGTGGCACTGAACTTTCTCCTGAATCAGGGGAGATTCTGGGCCAGGAGTATAATATTTTTCGGCTGGATGATCCATCTAAACTGGAAGCATATTTAAGCTCTTTATCCTTGTTCTCTACTCCTGATGTGATTATGATCGAGGTAGTTGATGAGGAGGTAGTCTTTTCTATTATTGCCAAAATTAAAAATAATCCGCTGACAAGCGGGCTGATCATTGTTTTAATGGCAAAGAAACCTGACGCTAAATTAAGAGCAAGGGCTATAAAAGCCAAGATACATGATTTGTATTTTCTTCCTTTTCAGATGGAAGATCTGAGAGACAGACTGAATTTTCTAATCAAATTCAAACTGATCAAACCAAACATTGAGCAGTTATCAGTGATTAAAAAACATAAGGAATATGATATTCCGGCAACCAAGCGGATTTTTGATATCGTGGCTGCAGGTGGAGTATTACTGGTATTATCACCTTTTCTTTTGATCGTAGCTCTGCTGATTAAGCTGGATTCTAAAGGACCGGTTATCTATAAAAGTAAAAGGGTTGGTACCGGTTATAAAATATTTGACTTCTATAAATTCAGATCGATGAAAGCAGGGGCAGATCTTGAACTGAAAAATTTATCGGCACTGAATCAGTACGCTGATGATGGAAGTGGTACCAATGCTTTTGTGAAAATTAAGAATGATCCGCGTGTTACTAAACTGGGGAATTTTTTAAGGAGTTCCAGTATTGATGAAATTCCGCAGTTGCTGAATGTGCTGAAAGGAGATATGTCTCTGGTAGGAAACAGACCGCTGCCCTTATATGAAGCTGAGATGTTAACCTCCAATGAATGGTCAATGCGTTTCTTAGGCCCTTCAGGTCTAACTGGTTTATGGCAGATCAGTAAAAGAGGAAAAGCTGATATGTCTGATACTGAAAGAAAAAAACTGGATAATTTTTATGCAAGAAATTACTCGGTCTGGTTTGATATGAGCATCATGTTAAGAACCTTCCCTGCCTTGTTCCAAAAAGAAAAAGTTTAA
- a CDS encoding TolC family protein — MKRISALTVFLLSFLCLQVSAQESIIGDINYGQLEKYIQAAKENYPKRKILKAQEEAIKTGIPIAQISYLDMFSASYFYRPGDKQAISGPGQTNNPYIVNGIQYGISFNLGAFLQKPFLVKRAKADYKVAKLQTEDYDYALVNEVKKRYYTYIQTLSELKIKTQTAQDNNGVAENARRRFEKGEIPLDTYNGSRVQLSDSNSAKIQTEVNYLNAKDALEEIIGRKLTDIK, encoded by the coding sequence ATGAAAAGAATATCTGCTCTCACAGTTTTTTTACTTTCGTTTCTTTGCCTGCAGGTATCTGCACAGGAGTCGATTATCGGAGACATCAATTATGGTCAGCTGGAAAAATATATCCAGGCTGCAAAAGAAAATTACCCTAAACGTAAGATCCTTAAAGCACAGGAGGAAGCCATTAAAACTGGTATACCCATTGCACAGATTTCTTATCTTGATATGTTCAGTGCATCTTACTTTTATCGCCCTGGTGATAAACAGGCTATCAGTGGTCCGGGACAGACAAATAATCCTTATATTGTAAATGGTATTCAATACGGAATCAGCTTTAACCTGGGTGCCTTTTTACAGAAACCATTTTTGGTTAAACGTGCAAAAGCGGATTATAAGGTAGCTAAGTTACAGACTGAAGATTATGATTATGCTTTGGTCAATGAGGTTAAAAAAAGATACTATACCTATATTCAGACTTTAAGCGAACTGAAAATTAAAACCCAGACTGCACAGGACAATAATGGTGTAGCTGAAAATGCCCGCCGCAGATTTGAAAAAGGGGAGATTCCTTTGGATACCTATAACGGCAGCAGAGTTCAGTTATCGGATTCTAATTCTGCTAAAATACAGACTGAGGTGAATTATCTGAATGCAAAAGATGCATTGGAAGAAATAATTGGCAGGAAACTTACTGATATAAAGTAA
- a CDS encoding exopolysaccharide transport family protein, protein MDIQRFLKLLKKYIWILVLVPVVAAVITYFLSKNIPKEYKSQVQISTGLVDQSKQLSSQTQNDYFKTSQQFSNIIEKMKMRKIMSILSYNLIIHDLENPKATFRKYSKKLDSLSAPQKAEVLGIYQQKLAQKVPITVYDNKGKYKLYDILQGMGYGEAALNKKLMIYRPDNSDFVNIDFTSENPQLSAYLVNTLATEFISNYSIDVYNNQNNSIAVLDSLLKKKEKDMNAKNGALKSFKMKNGVLNLNEQAATVYSQISQYEERKAQAIRDIQANQGALAAINSKLKGVGDPYMGGTVIEDNNAILNLKSELKIANDRYIDGSFKQSDKRKVDSLQNLLSRQSARNSDKNVVDPQVAKQGLVQQRINLDISTGQIKNTINSIDKQLAKLKGQYNTMVPFDAGIQNYERDADIATKDYMAALERTNQSRTEQNTGLKLQVAQIGLPGSAEASKTLVYVALSGIATFAVCFSGLVLLFLTDHSINTIHQLEAATKMRVLGSLNYVPEKNIDIKSIWNDTKNNNYTIHKDLLRSLRFEIGDLLAADDSRVLGITSLGAGEGKTFLASNLAYAYAMTGKKVLLIGGDQVAPVLSDSKQLQISQNFETFLVKREIQIDDMITRLNKIDETRSLLEIQSERNLRAGFDVLKKQFDIIIIDVNSLLNINLAKEWLSFTEKNLAVFEAGKTLTDSDKDLVTFLKKQPGFMGWVINKIKLTGIEG, encoded by the coding sequence ATGGACATTCAAAGATTTTTAAAGCTTCTCAAAAAATATATATGGATACTGGTATTGGTACCTGTAGTAGCAGCTGTTATCACTTATTTTTTATCTAAAAATATTCCTAAAGAGTATAAATCTCAAGTTCAGATTTCTACTGGCCTGGTTGATCAGTCGAAACAATTGTCCTCTCAGACTCAGAATGATTACTTTAAAACAAGTCAGCAGTTTAGCAATATCATTGAAAAAATGAAGATGAGAAAGATTATGAGTATTCTTTCTTATAATCTGATTATTCATGATCTGGAAAACCCTAAGGCCACTTTCAGAAAATACAGTAAAAAACTGGATTCTCTTTCTGCTCCGCAAAAAGCTGAAGTTTTAGGAATCTATCAGCAGAAACTTGCGCAGAAAGTTCCGATTACGGTTTATGATAATAAAGGAAAGTATAAACTATATGACATCCTTCAGGGGATGGGTTATGGTGAGGCTGCCCTGAACAAAAAACTGATGATCTACAGACCTGATAACAGTGATTTTGTGAATATAGATTTTACATCAGAAAATCCGCAGTTGTCTGCCTATCTGGTGAATACACTGGCTACTGAGTTTATCAGTAACTACAGTATAGATGTTTACAATAACCAGAACAATTCTATAGCCGTGCTTGATTCCCTGCTTAAAAAGAAGGAAAAAGACATGAATGCCAAGAATGGTGCACTGAAAAGCTTCAAAATGAAAAACGGAGTCTTAAATCTGAATGAGCAGGCAGCTACTGTCTATTCGCAGATCTCTCAGTACGAAGAGAGAAAGGCTCAGGCTATTCGTGATATCCAGGCTAATCAGGGTGCCCTGGCAGCTATAAACAGTAAACTTAAAGGGGTTGGAGATCCTTATATGGGTGGTACGGTTATAGAAGATAATAATGCTATTCTCAATTTGAAAAGTGAACTGAAAATAGCCAATGACCGTTATATAGATGGAAGTTTCAAACAGTCGGATAAACGTAAAGTAGATTCCCTGCAGAACTTATTATCCAGACAGTCTGCCAGAAATTCTGATAAAAACGTAGTTGACCCGCAGGTAGCAAAACAGGGATTGGTACAGCAGAGAATTAATCTGGATATTTCAACCGGACAGATCAAGAATACCATCAATTCGATTGATAAGCAGCTGGCCAAACTTAAAGGACAGTATAATACAATGGTTCCTTTTGATGCCGGCATTCAAAACTATGAAAGGGATGCTGATATCGCAACAAAAGACTATATGGCAGCGCTGGAGCGTACTAATCAGAGTCGTACGGAGCAAAATACAGGTTTAAAACTGCAGGTTGCCCAGATTGGCTTACCAGGTTCTGCCGAGGCTTCTAAAACACTGGTTTACGTTGCTTTATCTGGTATTGCGACTTTTGCTGTATGTTTTTCCGGTTTGGTACTGTTATTTCTGACAGATCATTCTATCAATACGATACATCAGCTGGAAGCAGCAACAAAAATGCGTGTACTGGGTAGTCTGAACTATGTTCCTGAAAAAAACATAGATATAAAATCTATCTGGAACGATACTAAAAACAATAACTATACAATTCATAAGGATTTACTGCGGTCGCTGCGATTTGAAATCGGTGATCTGCTGGCGGCTGATGACAGCCGTGTACTGGGAATTACCAGTCTGGGCGCAGGTGAGGGAAAAACATTCCTGGCCTCTAACCTGGCTTATGCCTATGCCATGACCGGTAAAAAAGTGCTGTTGATTGGAGGTGATCAGGTTGCTCCTGTATTATCAGATTCCAAACAACTGCAGATCAGTCAGAACTTTGAAACGTTCCTGGTTAAAAGAGAAATACAGATCGATGATATGATCACCCGTTTGAATAAGATTGATGAAACCAGATCTTTGCTTGAAATTCAGAGTGAGAGGAACCTGAGAGCGGGATTTGATGTGCTTAAAAAACAGTTTGATATCATCATTATCGATGTGAACAGCTTATTAAATATTAACCTGGCTAAAGAATGGCTTTCTTTTACTGAAAAGAACCTTGCTGTTTTTGAAGCTGGTAAAACATTAACTGATTCTGATAAAGATTTAGTAACTTTTCTTAAGAAACAGCCTGGGTTTATGGGCTGGGTGATCAATAAAATAAAATTGACCGGTATTGAAGGTTAA